The Pan paniscus chromosome 2, NHGRI_mPanPan1-v2.0_pri, whole genome shotgun sequence genome contains the following window.
TAATTCATTATAACTGTAGTCATTTTAACCTGCAagtaacaatgaaaataatactttACTCTTTACATTGCACCACTTTCACGACAACATCTCACATTTGACTCCTGCTCACTCTCATCGCCCATGCTCAATTACTCTtgtgggcatttttttttcttttttttttttgagacagagtcttactctgttgcccagcctggaatgcagtggtgtaattataGCACACTGCACTCTCGACCtcttggctcaagggatcctttcacctcagcctcctgttgtAGCTAGTAGTATagatgtgtgccactatgcctagctaatttttacattttgtagagatagggtctcactatgttacccagactggtctggaatttctggcctcaagtgatcctttcaccttggcttcccaaagtgctgggactacaggtgtgagtcaccatgccaggACTTTATGGCatctttatttaaatgtttactggTTTGTCTTCCTCATCAGGTGGTTAGAGGGAAGGAACCAtgtcttcattcatttctttttaaatagctcCAGTGCCCAGCAGGCATATATATAGTATGCATTGAAATGTTTTTTGTGAGatagttttgtaaaataaaatacgaAATATGCACTCATCAACAAAGCAAGGCCAATGGTGCATACAATTTGTTCCTTCTATAGGTACAGTATGTCATGAGCTAGTATAATTTTCCTACTACctattttgtgttttagtagtgATTCTGAAGTTTATTTTAGTCCATGGCTATTTTTTATGCTAAGGTATTCACAAACTTACCTGTTTACAGATAGGAAGATAATTATTCATAAAGATCACTAGAAtggggagaaaaataaagtttgatgGTAAAGTAAAATGGTGTTATTTTGTTTGTAATAAGTATCACGTATAAATTATGAGCACATGCTAAAAAGTAAAGATGGTTATGTTTAATCATGAGGATACTACATATCAAAAGTGGACAATTCATATACTCATTAACTGCCTATTTCTAGAGAATCTATATTCTACCCACCACCATTGTACTAAAACTTTACGGCTTTTATAGGTGGGCAGCTAAGTGATGAAAgcaactgcattttaaaaatatatcaccaTTCACTTCAGGGTTTGTAAAAAGCATGAGGTATGCCTTTGGGGTTATTTCTATATATCAAGTGCACACAAGCATATTAATCTGCAGGCATAgcttatttatttgctttatgtaaACTGGGAACTGCAAAATCCTAATATCATTACATATCTTCACCTCATGATCACTGCTTATTACAGTATGGCCAGAACCCCTCAATGTAATTGCAACTTTCCATTTCATAGCTTCCTGTCACCaatctatattttctttaatcccATACCTCAAGTGCTGTTCTGAACTGTCCTGCTGCCAAGGCGTATTTCTTTTGTCTATAGCAAGAGCTGGCATCCTTTAAGGCTACCTGAAGCCATTTGTCAATCTGAGGCAGAAAGCTGAAATTATGTACACTCAAAGGGTCTACTATTTCAGCAGCTCGGCATGTTGGCTGACTCCCAGTAGACATGAAGGACTCTACAAACTCATAGCGAACACCCACTTCATCAATGTAGACCAACTTCATTTCCACATCCATTATGTTCTTTAAGGGGATGTGAGGCAGAGGCATGGTGATTAACTGATTGTCAAGTTCTGTTATCTTTGCCTCTTTCTTTCTAGTTGGCttttcttcaccttctgcctTCCGTTTAAGGGCTGCTTTCTGTAAatcattgctttgtttttctttgatgccctttgtcatttttattctttcaggtGTGATTTCTACCTGTTTACCTCCACAGTTTTTCTTAATCTCTTGTGACATTTCCAGGATGTTAGGTGGGTGCAGTAAGGTGGACATTTTCTTGCTTGTGTTTATCTTTGGAACAAGCTGATCATGATAGATCCTATTCACTGCATTCTCCAAACTCCTACTGCTTCCTGCATCCATCGATCCTGCCCAAAACTCCTGCAggggggagaaaaaggaaagtaattaAGGCAATATTTTGAATTCCAGTGGTTTAGACTATAGTCAAATTCATTTTAAACACTATTTCATTCATTATTAGTATTTGTTGCCTTGTAAGTAAAACTGTATTTACATAATCTACTGACTATTTTAATAGAGGAGTATATGTGTCAGTCTCGAAACTCACCAAGATAAGAATTTGTTGTAAACACATCTAGACATTGTCTTAAAAAATGATCCTCTGTGGCTGAACAACATCGAATGAATACTTTAATGGGGTATCCAAACTCACTGAATAGGAAAATTTTATACATAGCCACTGAGACAAGAAAAGCCAAAGTAAATCTATCTCAATATTAATTTCCTCAGAAAGGCAGGTGGTCTAGAACTCATTATAAAATACACTACTCACCTGAATAATAGACATGGGAGTCTAAAGAAACCCCAGCTGCTTCCTCTGAAAAGCTTCCAAAAATGTGAGCACAATCTTTcctaaatttgtttcttttattactAATGAAAATCTCAAGTTTAAAAAGCTCATAGACAACTATAGTTCACAACAGGCTTTAAAGAAGAAGAACATGACCTTCAATCTTACAGAAATGTGAGCCATAGACTTATCTTTAGtctactgtattagtctatttgtAGTGATGGTATCAACAATGTACACTGTATAAAGATGAGGTATTTTTCTAAACATTAATGCTCAAAATATATAACAGTCTTTTGATTCCAAGATTCTGCATGCTATGTGCTTctagatttgttttaaaatatcaagtgttctaagatataataattatttagtaTGGTTGATTCCTATCTTTTAGGACTCTTTTTTTTCACCTATCACATTCTATTCTGGAAACAACTTTGTGGAGTAAATAGGAACAGGGACCACATTTTGCAAAGAAACTAAGGGATAGAGGGATTAAGTTGCTTCTCCAAGGTCACATTGGTTGGTCATTAGCAAAACCTACCCATTCAGATTGCTATTACCTTCCTAGGACTGCCACTTGCCAACTCCTAGCCTGAGATACTTCCTCTATAACATGAGGTTCTTTAGTATAGCTAATAGACATAGATTAGACCACAAAGATAGGAGAAAATAACAAGAAAGAAGGGCTGCATATAATAAGATAACAATGAGATAAAAGCTAACACTTGTGCTTCCTTTTATCTTCAAGGTCAGTGTCCGACTCAAGATAAAAATCGTGAGTCACTTCTCAAAACTTATTAATGTTGTTGATtgtcttcatttgtttgtttggaaGACAGTAGTTTGCCGAAGAAGACCcttaaaaccaaacactgcatattctctctcataagtgggaattgaacaatgagaacacatgaacatagggaggggaacatcacctactggggcctgttgggggggtgtggggaaaggggagggagagcattaggacaaatacctaatgcatgcagggcttaaaacctagatgacgggttgatagctgcagaaaaccaccatggcacatgtatacctatgtaacaaacctgcacgttctgcatatgtatcccagaacttaaagcaaacaaataaacaaaaagcatcCTGAACTGTGACCCATTAGATTTTTAAGTAAAGAGAGTACCATAACTGTTCCTATGGCTCTAACCTTTGAAGTACTTTCCCCCTTTGTACCATTGGACACATATGTTGTCAGAAAAGGTTTAAGGTCATACATGGACATACCAAAGGATCTACTGTGATGGTCTTTGTTACCTCATATGAATGATTGAATTCCAATAATTCTAATAATAGCTATCTTGTATATTAATTTGTAAAAGCTAAATCCTAGAATATTTTCCCAATGATTTATAATGACACAGTAGGGTTGTGTTTCTATAGGATAAAACATTTAAGTTTGAAATTTTAACCAGCCTGTGTTGTGTTTAGTATTGAAGATCAGCAGAACTGTGAATCACAGGCCCCACCAACAGCTCCACTTtgggcaagaccctgtttccttttcctctcttagAAATGTtgctggccaggcgcgatggctcacgcctgtaaatgttgctggccaggcgcgatggcttggcctttgggaggccaaggcaggtggatcatctgaggtcaagagttcaaaaccagcctgaccaacatggtgaaaccctatctctactaaaaatacaaaattagccggatgtggtggcacatgcctgtagtcccaattactctggaggctgaggcaggagaatcacttgaacccgggaggcagaggttgcagtgcgccaagatcgtgtcattgcactccagcctaggcaacaagagcgaaactccatctcaaaaaaaaaaaaagagagagaaaaaaagaaagaaacattgctGGCATCCAACATCTTTTGGACTGCTAATGTGGCTACTCATTAGCAAGAGTGGCATGGGGAAACTGTCTTGGccatcactttattttttgtttgctcttgtGCCACATCTACATATGATTTGGATTgagtaaaaataaactttagtccTTCAGTTAAGATCTCTGTTGAATGAACACTCCGGCTATGCATCTGTATCGTTAAGTTTCTTTTGGTAGCAGAGAGGCAGCTCTTGTTTAAAGCTCAAAATACCTGATTTTAAGGGTTTCTGGTTCATTTTAATCCACAGTAGgctgttaaaaatataaacaggcaACATCGGTTTGTGAGCTGTTCCAACATTTTCATGATACCTCCCAGGTATCTTATCTTATTGATACTCTCTCTACTTCAAGCACCAGAGGCTAAAATGTACCAGAATATCTGTAGTTGATTGTCATTAGTAACATTTTTAGCATCTACAGCAGCATTACCTATCTCTGCTGTATTTATTTCACATCTCTTTAACACATATAAATGCATAAAGTTATCTTTATAGCCATTTCTTCTAGAGCATaattgttctctctctctgcctccgtCTCTCCATTTCCCTCCATCCCATGCTCCTTTCCTCTGCCTATTTTCCTCCCAACTCCTCCCACTCCAATTCTCTTCCCAGATGTCCCTCACCCCGAGCCTTTTTCTTTCTGCAAGAAGGaaggttttattgtttttaagaaataGGATTCTGAGTACTTCTGCATTAGTCTTTAAACTGCTCTATAGAAATCATCATTTTGGTCTTCAGTGCAGTTTtacacaagaaaaaataacaggGGGAAAAAGTATATAGGGTGTACATAGAGCACTCAGAGGGAATAAGTATCTAAGCAAATGTTTAGCTTTCAGACATCTGAAAGATCAATTATTCCCAATATATATAAGAAACTAATTCAGGTTCCCTCCCAAATTCAGAATAAATACCTGAATATCTGAAAGTGTCTTAAATGTGCGGGCTGAAAAAGCATGGCCAAATCCAACCATTATTTTTCAGTGCTGGTTGAAAATCGGATGACTTTATTTCAGCtgtacagccttttttttttttttttaataaaaattgtcaCATGTACAGAAGAGTTATGGAACTGCTGCTTAtggcttctttaaaaattataaaactctattTAAATAATCTGGAATTTGGCAGTGCATCCTGGGTTGGCGTAGCCATGGCGTCTCGTGTCCTTTCAGCCTATGTCAGCCGCCTGCCCGCGGCTTTTGCGCCGCTGCCCCGGGTCCGGATGCTGGCCGTGGCCCGGCCTCTCAGCACCGCTCTGTGCTCCGCGGGGACCCAGACGAGGCTCGGGACTTTGCAGCCGGCCTTAGTGCTCGCGCAGGTTCCTGGTAGAGTTACACAGTTGTGCCGCCAGTATAGCGACATGCCTCCTTTGACGTTAGAGGGCATCCAGGACCGTGTTCTTTACGTATTGAAACTCTATGACAAGATTGACCCGGAGAAGCTTTCAGTAAATTCTCATTTTATGAAAGACCTGGGCTTAGACAGTTTGGACCAAGTGGAGATTATCATGGCCATGGAAGACGAATTTGGGTTTGAAATTCCTGATATAGATGCTGAAAAGTTAATGTGTCCACAAGAAATTGTAGATTACATTGCAGATAAGAAGGATGTATATGAATAAAGTATCAGACCCTTTGGCTTTGCTGAGAGAGGACTCAGATGATAGTGACGAATGTCTGGCAGTGAGGACACATTTTGGCATTCTTGCTGACTCTGACAGAGTGATTCTGATGGACTTGTATTTAAATTGTATAAGTGTTTTACTCTTtgaaaataaatctataaaaccaaaaaaaaaaataataataaataaataaataaataatctggaATTTGAGGCCTTTTACCACCTTGCTCAATGTGTGTTTTCAGCCTTATTTAGCACTTCTCCTATAAACTACTCTGGAGTCAAGCTGAACATCTTGTTTATTCCAAAAGATGTTCATTTTCAGTCTGTCAACTAAGAATTCCCCATCTTCCTATTCCCACCTCGTTCTACCTTTCCAAACTTACCAAGGAGTTATCCATTTTTACCTCCTCAGAATAATACCAATGGCATTTATAgcacctttttttattttttatatcgcAGTTATTCCTGAATGAATTTTTTCTTCCAATAAACTCCCTAAAAGCAGAAATATACTTTACTCTTCTTGACATTAGTTCAGTGCTTTGCATAGAGTAGGCATTCAATAGATGTTGATCAATATGAATGCTGTGAATCAACAGCTAATTTACACATTCTTATTTAAGAGAAACaaaactggattttttaaaaaaggtatggACTATAACTTTgaaaaagttgtttctgagaaatatttctggattttttttttgttttaaatttggtCTTGGGTGAagtacattttcttctttgatagttcaagtgAATCATGTACCAACTAGATTTAAACTATCAACCTCTTCACTTTTTTTTAGTAGTCAAGTTGATTAAAATGACATTAGTCAGTGTTCCTGAGACACTGAGCTACACTTTAATCATTACTTCAATAAAAACACTGAAAGAGAAAACTATTAGACCATCATTATGTATGTCAAAGAAGTATTTGTTGGTAACATTCTATAAaaatgctcattttttaatttagaagacAGCACTGTAAAATTGATTTCCTCATAGAAATATGCCTTTAAAAAATCGTTAGCAAATATTGACATGCAACATTGGAACAATcgccaaggttttttttttttaacaaatacaaGTACAAGGAACAAAGAGAAGTTAATGTTCAATCATTTCCAGTGGGTAACCATTTTAAATTCATTCAGTGGATTTTCAAcacatttatgtttttttcttcaagtatttCATCAAGTGTTCTGTTCTATGTGGGAGTTTCTATTGCTTCATAGATTCAATCAGTGGTTTACATGGCTATTAGTACCAcagcttatttattaaatttttggtTGAAATAGGCAGCTCAAACATGGGCAATTCAGCAAAAGAGAATCCTTAAAaatgtgctctctgaaacattcGACATCACAGTTgctatggttttctttcttttaaaaaaaaaaagatctaatttTAACTTGCTGTTAAATGTAACCAGTGAGacattatgagaaaaaaacaccTTGCTTGTTAGTCTACcagttcttttaaatgttttaaaaaacacactacaaaatatttcttcaatcCAATAATCATTTATAGAGTTCCTACTATGAGCAAGGTGCTGTGCTAGGTCACATGAGAGAAACTAAAGATGACCGAGACAGGGGTCTTGGCATTGTAGCGCTCATAGCTAGGAGTGGAGGTGGAGGATGAAAAGAGATGTTGTTTTACTAGACCGTGAACTGCCGGAGAGGCAGAAATGTATCACAATCCTTTTTCTATATTGATGTGTAGTTTCTTCAGAGCCTGGAACATAAGAGACCCTCAATGTACGTTTGTTATTAGAATGAATGTGTGGCTGAGGTACTATATTCTACAGTATATGGTAGCAATAATGGACATACTTCTGTAAGAACATGGGACTGATGCAATTTCAAGATATTTGGGAAAGATTTTGAGAAGAGGGACAAGTGTCCCTATGCAAGCAGTTGCTCTTCTCTTCTATCTGAGAACCCTCAAGAAATGGTACGTTATTATTAGAAGGTAGAGGGAAATTTGCCCTACaatgtattttaagaaatgcaaaataaaacaaaccgtCCAGTGTTATATACATAATAATAACAACCAACAGGTACTCTCAGTTTATGAAGTGATCTCACTGGATTAATCCATTTGTTTCTGACAACAACTCTTTTGCATAAATATTTTAGccatattttcataataaagaaaCCAAGAGGTTAAACAACTTGAAAGACATTACCAGGAGAGTTTACCAAACCTGACTTGAACCCAGCATGTCAAATTCCATGCTTTTTAGATAATAGGATAATATAGTCCTCTGCATTGCACCCCAAGTTGATTGGGATTTGTACTTTCCTTactttaaaagttgtttttttttttaacttagtaaCAAGATATTTGAGTTTACTGCTGTTTTACTGGGTGGGACTCCCTCTAAAATGATAACAAAACAAACTAGCAATTTATAAGTTAACTTGAATATGTGAACCAAATTTGTTAAGAAaggtattagattttttttttttttttttgagacagagtttccctcttatcacccaggctggagtgcaatggtgtgatctcagctcactgcaacatccgcctcccaggttcaagtgcttctcctgcctcagcctcccgagtatctgggattacaggcaccaaccaccatgcccagctaatttttgtatttttaatagatgcgggatttcgccatgttggccaggctgatcttgaactcctgacctcaggtgatccacccgcctcagcctcccaaagtgctgggattacagacatgagccaccacttccGGCCTGGTATtagatttttagtgtttttaaagATCTGTAGCTGCAAATGTAATTATGGCCCTGCTATATTGCAGCCGTCATTAGATGCAGGAAAAAAATGATGTGGACATAAAACTTCTACATGAATGGATTCCAGGGACTGAAACTTAAAATTGCCAAGCCATTTGCTGATCACTAAGCCACCAAATGAGGAAAATGGCATCAAAGCAACTGTACTTCGTCGTATCTCAAACACTGACATTTGTCATGTTGGGTCAGAGGGAGCATTAGAAGGGAGACTTTATCATGATATTAAGTAGTGGAAAGGGCATTCAGTTTGGAACTGCAAGAAAGGTTTgaattctcttttattatttattaactgCATGTTGTAGGACAAATAATACAACCTCCCtaaactttcttttccttctctggaaATTGGGAATGATCGGATACATGAGAATcatgtgagaatcaaatgagatgatTTATGTAAGAGAAGCTGAACTTAGTAAGAGAAGAGGTTTGGTAATTCCACAAGCAGCTCCTTGAATGAAAATGCCTCGGCTCTTTCCAAGGTTAATTCCTTTTGTTTGGATCCTATCCCTCCAGCCTCTCAATGACTTTGCTGCTGCAATTGTCATCTTTCCATATCACCTCTTCTTTTGTTATTGGACTGATCCTGTTGATGCCTGCACTGATGTAGCAGcccttttcttttaagaaaaacaacaacaacaaaaaaactccctTGACTTTCATATTGCCAAATTCGGTGGTCACCCCAGGCTCATATCTGCCAGATCTCGTAACAGCAGTCTTCACAGCTGATACTCTCTGTTTAATGGAACACTTTCTTCTCACTTTGTATGACACCATGCTCTTCCAATTTTCCAATTATTTCACTCACCACTCATTCTCAATATCCTGGATTGGctgttccttttctcttccaCCAAGAGCCCACATGGAGCCCCTTCTTTTCTCCAGCTACATTCTCTCCTCAGGTGATTTTGTCCAGTTCTATGGCTTCAAATACCATCATACACACCTAACTACCCGTGTTACAACTCTAATCCTTATATCCTCCTAAAACATCAAAATTGTATACTCCTCTGTCCATGTGACATCTAATACACATTATACATCTTAAATTATCTAATACATCTTAACAATACCAAATATACATCTTAACAATACCAAATATACATCTTAACAATACCAGCAGATCTCCTAATTCCCATTCTCTAAAATTGTCCCTGTCTCAGTCTTCCCATCCCAGTGCATGCCAACCATATCCCCCCAGTTGGCCAAGATAGAGCTTTACAAGTTATCCTTTATTCCTCTCTGTCAGTTAATCCCTATCCTACAATCCGTCATTTGGTCCTGTTGACTCTCCTTCCAAGGTCTGCCTCTTTCCATATGTATGATCAATACCCTCCTCCAGGGCCCATGATCTCCTCTCTAGATTATTGCAGGTGCTCCTCACACAGCAACCCAAGTCATCCTTCTAAATGAAAATCAGATCCCACCTCATTCTTACTAAAGACCTTTTAATGGCTGTGCATAACACCTAGAATCGAATACAATCTCTGATGCCTCTGCCTCCTTTGAAAACTCCTCACATATCTTTCCCCCTTGGTCTACTATGTTCCAGCCACCTGGCATTCCTTCTGTTCTGCTAATTTGACAAGTTCATTCCCAACTCAGAACCTTTGCACTGGTTGGGCTAGACTATTCTTTCCACGGTGTTTTTTATGTTATTCAGATCATAGCTTAAATATTTGTTCGCAAATAAACCTTCTCTGATGAACTAGAGTAATCAGCCCTACCAAGTTGTGTATGTATTTTACGTCTCTCCATGCCACTCATCATAGTGGTATTTACTTGTCTGCAtttcattcatatttatattcCCCCACCAGAATGTGAGAGACTGCCCTTTGTATACTTATTTCACTGCTATATACTCAGAATGTGCTCAacacacagtaaatatttgttgactggaAAAATTGATGATGGTATCTTATTACACAATTAATGAAACATTCAAaagtatctttttgttgttgttgttgcatcaCTTTACAAAAGCTGAAAATTAGGCAATCACCTAAATGTAAGTTAGCTTTTTACAACTTGGCTTCAAAATGGAAAGCTTCTCTAGGCGCTGTAGCatcctgattcttttttcttatttttgttgtttgttactCTATGTCAACAATATTTATGATGTACCTACCCTGGTCttttttattgtagtctttgttAGGGAGTAAATAATTTCTCTTATTCTTTGTTGACATACAGCATGGCTTATTCAGAACCAGAACCTTCAGAAAAATCAGTCTTTTTTGGAGAAGTGATAATTGTACAACTTGCTATCCTTATAAGTGTGGTCCACGAGGGCTCAATTGTATTTCTTCAAAATCCTTAATACAATTTGTAAAAACAATAACTCATTTGCTGTGGCAGGAATATGGAAGTAGAGGAAGTAATGTTTCAGCGTACTTTAGAGACCTTTGGCTACATTTCCTCTTAAAACATAAATGCAATCAGCTTGCCAAATTCATGAGCATTTTAAGACAAAGTTTGAATCTCGTTCTCTTTCTTTGCAAACACTGCTCTGTCTTCCTGTAAAAGTGATCCAAGTTTCTATTTACATAAGAGGCTGTATAGatgtgtaaagaaaaaataatttcatttaactttggtcaactctttaattctttttataaagTTCTTAATTCTTAGACTTTCACATTTGGTTTCTTAAACTATAATTCAGTATTGTAGAGTATAGAGATGAAGAATCTTTCAAAATACTCTAATCTGTTTATTTTGCAGAAGAAGTAATGAAGTCTTACTCAGGTAAAATGACCTGTTTATAGTCACATAATAAATCAGTACTTTTAACCACATCTTGCAGCTCATTCAGAATTCTGTCTGCCTTACTCCACTGCATCCCACCACAATACACAAGGTAAATTGTTGTCACAATTTCCAAATGAAGAAACATATGTTGGACAGTTCAGTGCTTTGTTTGCAGAGATCCGCAAAATTAATGGACAGTAATATGAAGATTTCTTCTTTTGAACTAACCTTCAATTTAGTTAATTATTCTCAAACATGTTTTAAAGTTAAAGCTACTGAGAGATGGGAagtgcatcttttaaaaaattcacaagtttttatttaaaataattttaagtttacagaaaagttgtacGAATATCAAGAACTCAAAATTGTGCTTTACCAATTTTAAACCTCTTGATCACATTTATAATTCTCTTTccctaatgtgtgtgtgtgcacacatgcagaaATATGTAGGCACAcacataaaaacatttatattatttttgctaAGCTGTTTGAAAGTAAGTTGTATACATCAAGCCTCATTACCCCTTAAAGCTTCAGTGCACATTTCCTAAGACTGAGGATATTTCGTTACTGTAGCATAATACAGTTATCAAATCCAGGATGTTAACATTGATATGATACTATTGTCTAATCTACAGTCCCTATCCCTATTTTGCCTATTTTGTCAGTTGTCTCAATAATGTCCTcttaggatttcttttttctccaggATAATGTATTGTGTCTCTTTAGTCTCTTTTACTCTGGAATAGTTCTTTCTTCAGCTTTTTTCTATCTTCCTTGACATTGCCAATTTTGAAGAGTACAAGCCAGCTATGTTACAGAATCTACCTCAATTTGGATTTTTCTCATACttcttcatgattagattcaggttaagCGGCCTCAGCCATTATACTACAGAACGAATATGTTGTGTGTTTCTCAGGGTATCACATTTGGAGGCATACAACGTCCGCTTGCTTTTCTTTGGTGATGTCAATTTTGATCACCTGGTCAAGATGTTATCTAGTTTTTCCAGAGTATAGTTACAGATTTTTCCACTTGCAACTTACATGCAGTCTGTAGGAAGACACTTTGCGACCACGCAATTTCCTGCTTCCTCATCAAACTTTCCTCCCTCAATTTAGCATCCACTGATGATTCTTGCCTGAACCAATCTAAACTATGATGattgcaaaatggtgatttttccTTTCCTAACTCATGACATCATAAGAGTACTCAGATGGAGGGCTAGTCACCATCaaagtacaaatatttttaaatataaaaataaatttttagcatTGGAAAGGAATCACAGGGCAAATCTGTTCTAACACCTTTACTCTAACGATGAGGGCTAGAGAGGCGGCACATCCATATTTAGTGGCAATGGCAGGACTGAAGTTGGTCTACAGGCTCTGGTTCCAGGCTCCATTATATCCATCCATAAAGTAAAtcaaaattcatttgttaaaaacaTAATGTCCTCAGCAGTTAGAAGCACAAACTCATGGCATAAAGTAGGCAGAATAAGGGTGGATCATATGGTGCTGACTTTAAATAtccctttttttcttaagaatttattaattaattcaatcattcatttatgATTTACTAAGCAACAACTCTGTCATGACCTGTGTCAGTACTGGGATG
Protein-coding sequences here:
- the LOC100989931 gene encoding acyl carrier protein, mitochondrial, whose protein sequence is MASRVLSAYVSRLPAAFAPLPRVRMLAVARPLSTALCSAGTQTRLGTLQPALVLAQVPGRVTQLCRQYSDMPPLTLEGIQDRVLYVLKLYDKIDPEKLSVNSHFMKDLGLDSLDQVEIIMAMEDEFGFEIPDIDAEKLMCPQEIVDYIADKKDVYE